The Cellulomonas wangleii genome includes a region encoding these proteins:
- the rsmG gene encoding 16S rRNA (guanine(527)-N(7))-methyltransferase RsmG — MPDGTGADAGSELLADPWDGDARLPEFFDDAWPAVDAYHAFLKEEGELRGLLGPRELPRLWERHLLNSAAVVPFLPRSGLIVDIGSGAGLPGIVVAAMRPDAEVMLVEPMERRVTWLMDVVERTGLTNVDIRRARAQELDGAVEADAVTARAVASLDKLYRWTVPLVRVGGRIVAMKGARAGDELAEAAPVMRKLGLTDGEVHEAITIAGTEPTRIVTAVRGRGPRVR; from the coding sequence GTGCCAGACGGAACGGGCGCTGACGCAGGCAGCGAGCTGCTTGCCGACCCGTGGGACGGGGACGCGCGTCTGCCCGAGTTCTTCGACGACGCGTGGCCGGCTGTGGACGCGTACCACGCCTTCTTGAAAGAAGAGGGAGAGCTGCGCGGTCTGCTCGGACCGCGGGAGCTCCCGCGGCTCTGGGAGCGTCACCTGCTCAACTCTGCAGCGGTCGTCCCGTTCCTGCCGCGATCCGGGCTCATCGTCGACATCGGGTCCGGCGCAGGGCTGCCCGGCATCGTCGTCGCGGCGATGCGTCCCGACGCCGAGGTCATGCTGGTCGAGCCGATGGAACGACGTGTCACCTGGCTCATGGACGTCGTCGAGCGCACCGGGCTCACCAACGTCGACATCCGTAGGGCGCGGGCGCAGGAGCTGGACGGCGCCGTCGAGGCGGACGCAGTCACGGCACGAGCCGTCGCGTCACTCGACAAGCTGTACCGGTGGACGGTGCCTCTGGTGCGAGTGGGTGGCCGCATCGTCGCGATGAAGGGCGCCCGCGCCGGAGACGAGCTCGCCGAGGCGGCACCCGTGATGCGAAAGCTGGGCCTGACGGACGGAGAGGTGCACGAGGCGATCACGATCGCCGGCACCGAGCCGACGCGGATCGTGACGGCAGTACGAGGAAGGGGTCCGCGTGTTCGGTAG
- the trxB gene encoding thioredoxin-disulfide reductase codes for MTDSASPTSTDVRDLVVVGSGPAGYTAAIYAARAGLAPVVVAGSVTAGGALMNTTEVENFPGFPDGIQGPELMDSMRKQAEKFGALVLWDDATSLDLTGEIKTVTTGNGDVFRARAVILATGSAYRELGLPDEKRLSGRGVSWCATCDGFFFRDQDILVVGGGDSAVEEATFLSRFGRTVTMVHRRDELRASKIMADRAAADPKISFAWNSQVVAIHGEDKVTGVTLQDTVTGETREVAAGGIFVAIGHVPRTDLLIGQVDLDENGYVQVEGRSTRTNLEGVFACGDVVDHTYRQAITAAGSGCSAALDAQHYLASLTDVVDPVSPGVALVVADEATADEEMAR; via the coding sequence GTGACCGATTCCGCATCGCCCACCTCCACCGACGTGCGCGACCTCGTCGTCGTGGGCTCCGGACCTGCCGGGTACACCGCAGCGATCTACGCGGCTCGTGCGGGCCTGGCCCCGGTCGTCGTCGCGGGTTCGGTCACCGCCGGCGGCGCGCTGATGAACACCACCGAGGTCGAGAACTTCCCCGGCTTCCCCGACGGGATCCAGGGCCCCGAGCTCATGGACTCGATGCGCAAGCAGGCCGAGAAGTTCGGCGCACTGGTGCTGTGGGACGACGCGACGTCGCTCGACCTGACCGGCGAGATCAAGACCGTCACCACCGGCAACGGCGACGTGTTCCGCGCCCGCGCCGTCATCCTGGCGACCGGCTCGGCGTACCGCGAGCTGGGCCTGCCGGACGAGAAGCGCCTGTCGGGCCGGGGCGTGTCCTGGTGCGCCACGTGCGACGGCTTCTTCTTCCGCGACCAGGACATCCTCGTCGTCGGCGGAGGCGACTCCGCGGTCGAGGAGGCCACCTTCCTCTCCCGGTTCGGGCGTACCGTGACCATGGTCCACCGCCGTGACGAGCTGCGTGCCTCGAAGATCATGGCGGACCGCGCCGCGGCCGACCCCAAGATCTCCTTCGCGTGGAACTCCCAGGTCGTGGCCATCCACGGCGAGGACAAGGTCACGGGCGTGACCCTGCAGGACACCGTCACGGGCGAGACCCGCGAGGTCGCCGCCGGCGGCATCTTCGTCGCCATCGGCCACGTCCCGCGCACGGACCTGCTGATCGGGCAGGTCGACCTCGACGAGAACGGCTACGTGCAGGTCGAGGGCCGCTCGACGCGCACCAACCTCGAGGGCGTCTTCGCGTGCGGCGACGTCGTCGACCACACGTACCGGCAGGCCATCACCGCGGCGGGGTCCGGGTGCTCGGCCGCGCTCGACGCGCAGCACTACCTCGCCTCGCTCACGGACGTCGTCGACCCCGTCTCCCCGGGGGTCGCGCTCGTCGTGGCGGACGAGGCGACGGCGGACGAGGAGATGGCGCGGTGA
- the trxA gene encoding thioredoxin, translating to MSTVDVTDLTFEDEVLRSDLPVVVDFWAAWCGPCRLVAPVIEELSEEYAGRVKFVMVDTEENPGIREDMHVQSIPYLAFFTGGELENGLIGARPKAVIKEAVEELLVARETQSGS from the coding sequence GTGAGCACCGTCGACGTCACCGACCTCACCTTCGAGGACGAGGTGCTCCGCAGCGACCTGCCTGTCGTCGTCGACTTCTGGGCCGCGTGGTGCGGACCGTGCCGGCTGGTCGCCCCGGTGATCGAAGAGCTGTCGGAGGAGTACGCGGGCCGCGTCAAGTTCGTCATGGTCGACACCGAGGAGAACCCGGGCATTCGGGAGGACATGCACGTCCAGTCGATCCCCTACCTCGCGTTCTTCACCGGTGGCGAGCTGGAGAACGGCCTCATCGGTGCGCGGCCCAAGGCCGTCATCAAGGAGGCGGTCGAGGAGCTGCTCGTCGCGCGGGAGACCCAGAGCGGGTCCTGA
- a CDS encoding ParA family protein, whose protein sequence is MEDLPARAGVTDRSGLGGDTDTEEARRAALVDSLPRPSADTPLLAELQLDARRRIELKGRKFPRPERTRVITVANQKGGVGKTTTTVNLAAALAQAGLQVLVLDNDPQGNASTALGIDHRAGTPSIYEVLVDGAPMHEAVQESPDVPGLWCLPATIDLSGAEIELVSMVARETRLRTALDVYLDWRTTQGLEQIDYVFVDCPPSLGLLTINAFVVAREVLIPIQCEYYALEGLSQLLKTIELIQAHLNPHLSVSTILLTMYDARTNLAQQVAEEVRTHFPERTLRTTVPRSVRISEAPSYGQTVMTYDGGSSGALAYLEAARELAERAAPGAARNDIPAGVPAGSAQEDQ, encoded by the coding sequence GTGGAAGACCTTCCGGCGCGCGCCGGCGTGACCGACCGCTCCGGGCTCGGTGGCGACACCGACACGGAGGAGGCACGGCGCGCGGCGCTCGTGGACAGCTTGCCGCGGCCCTCGGCGGACACGCCGCTGCTGGCCGAGCTGCAGCTCGACGCCCGACGCCGCATCGAGCTCAAGGGGCGCAAGTTCCCCCGCCCCGAGCGGACGCGCGTGATCACCGTCGCCAACCAGAAGGGTGGCGTCGGCAAGACGACCACCACGGTGAACCTCGCAGCGGCGCTGGCCCAGGCCGGGCTGCAGGTCCTCGTGCTGGACAACGACCCGCAGGGCAACGCGTCGACCGCACTCGGCATCGATCACCGGGCCGGAACGCCGTCGATCTACGAGGTCCTCGTCGACGGTGCGCCCATGCACGAGGCCGTCCAGGAGAGCCCGGACGTCCCCGGTCTGTGGTGCCTGCCCGCGACGATCGACCTGTCCGGCGCCGAGATCGAGCTCGTCTCGATGGTCGCGCGCGAGACCCGACTGCGGACGGCGCTCGACGTCTACCTCGACTGGCGCACGACCCAGGGGCTCGAGCAGATCGACTATGTCTTCGTGGACTGCCCACCCAGCCTCGGTCTGCTCACCATCAACGCGTTCGTCGTGGCGCGCGAGGTACTCATCCCGATCCAGTGCGAGTACTACGCACTTGAGGGTCTGTCTCAGCTGTTGAAGACGATCGAGCTGATCCAGGCGCACCTCAACCCCCATCTCTCGGTCTCGACGATCCTGCTGACCATGTACGACGCACGGACGAACCTCGCCCAGCAGGTGGCCGAGGAGGTCCGCACCCACTTCCCGGAGCGCACCCTGCGCACGACCGTGCCGCGCTCCGTGCGCATCTCGGAGGCGCCGAGCTACGGGCAGACCGTCATGACGTACGACGGCGGCTCCTCCGGGGCGCTCGCCTACCTCGAGGCCGCACGCGAGCTGGCCGAGCGCGCCGCCCCCGGCGCCGCACGCAACGACATCCCCGCCGGTGTGCCGGCCGGGTCCGCACAGGAGGATCAGTGA
- a CDS encoding YdcF family protein, with amino-acid sequence MHPAAAVIAGVVMSAVWAELVHWRASRRRLGQGRVGDGTDAVVVLGYRSRGNRVNAVNRYRVRAGLRSLDPAAGRSVLVLCGGPTAGDVPEADLLERHARRLGYTGAVRLDRTSRTTWENIENAIPLIEDAHSIAIVSSSLHAEKARAYLWRQRPDLADRLRRGADHRFGEVTWAKPAAAVLGLWNLRGLSTAGR; translated from the coding sequence GTGCATCCCGCAGCCGCCGTGATCGCGGGCGTCGTCATGTCGGCCGTCTGGGCGGAGCTCGTGCATTGGCGTGCGAGCCGGCGGCGGCTGGGCCAGGGCCGGGTGGGTGATGGCACCGACGCGGTCGTCGTGCTCGGGTACCGCAGCCGGGGCAACCGCGTGAACGCCGTGAACCGCTACCGCGTGCGTGCCGGGCTGCGGTCGCTCGACCCGGCCGCGGGGCGCAGCGTCCTCGTCCTGTGCGGCGGCCCAACCGCCGGTGACGTACCCGAGGCCGACCTGCTGGAGCGCCACGCCCGTCGGCTGGGCTACACGGGTGCGGTGCGGCTCGACCGGACGAGCCGTACTACGTGGGAGAACATCGAGAACGCGATCCCGCTGATCGAGGACGCCCACTCCATCGCGATCGTCTCGAGCTCGTTGCACGCGGAGAAGGCTCGCGCCTACCTCTGGCGTCAGCGCCCCGACCTCGCCGACCGGCTACGGCGTGGTGCCGACCACCGGTTCGGCGAGGTGACGTGGGCCAAGCCGGCGGCTGCCGTCCTGGGCCTGTGGAACCTGCGCGGTCTCAGCACGGCGGGCAGGTGA
- a CDS encoding ParB/RepB/Spo0J family partition protein, translating into MSEKRRGLGRGLGALIPTGLDTPRSTGDRPVDVFFPDNRKTEAAAADAATAVSASVDAATAVPDVSATAGATAVPTVPGDVVPVPGDGVSTGDAAGHGAEATAGEGSAAAPAAPSGPSSDWVAADVDGLVPVPGARFAELPVGSIRPNPRQPRQVFDEDALGELVGSIREVGVLQPVVVRAVDDGYELIMGERRWRATQEAGLTTIPAIIRDTEDSDLLRDALLENLHRSQLNPLEEAAAYQQLLDDFGCTHEQLATRIHRSRPQISNTLRLLRLPPLVQRRVAAGVLSAGHARALLGLSDGAAIERLAQRIVSEGLSVRAVEEIVSLGGDESAPTRRPRARAGIRNEALDELATRLSDRFETRVKVDLGKTRGKLTVEFASVQDLNRILASLAPEDPGVLRT; encoded by the coding sequence GTGAGCGAGAAGCGACGCGGTCTCGGCCGCGGTCTGGGAGCCCTCATCCCGACTGGGCTCGACACACCGCGCAGCACCGGCGACCGCCCGGTGGACGTGTTCTTCCCCGACAACCGCAAGACGGAGGCCGCTGCGGCCGACGCCGCAACCGCGGTGAGCGCATCGGTGGACGCCGCAACGGCAGTGCCGGACGTGTCCGCCACCGCGGGTGCCACGGCGGTCCCGACCGTGCCGGGCGACGTGGTCCCGGTCCCGGGCGACGGCGTCTCGACGGGCGACGCCGCAGGTCACGGGGCCGAGGCGACAGCTGGCGAGGGCTCCGCTGCGGCACCCGCCGCGCCTAGCGGACCGTCGAGCGACTGGGTGGCGGCCGACGTCGACGGTCTGGTGCCGGTGCCGGGCGCCCGGTTCGCCGAGCTCCCGGTCGGTTCGATCCGCCCCAACCCGCGGCAGCCGCGGCAGGTGTTCGACGAGGACGCCCTCGGTGAGCTGGTCGGCTCGATCCGCGAGGTCGGAGTTCTGCAGCCGGTCGTGGTGCGTGCCGTCGACGACGGCTACGAGCTGATCATGGGGGAGCGGCGCTGGCGGGCCACGCAGGAGGCCGGTCTCACGACGATCCCTGCGATCATCCGCGACACCGAGGACTCCGACCTGCTGCGCGACGCGTTGCTGGAGAACCTGCACCGCTCGCAGCTGAACCCGCTCGAGGAGGCCGCCGCGTACCAGCAGCTCCTCGACGACTTCGGCTGCACGCACGAGCAGCTCGCCACGCGTATCCACCGGTCCCGCCCGCAGATCTCGAACACGCTGCGCCTGCTGCGCCTGCCCCCGCTCGTGCAGCGCCGCGTCGCCGCGGGCGTGCTGTCGGCAGGTCACGCCCGGGCGCTGCTGGGACTGAGCGACGGTGCCGCGATCGAGCGCCTTGCTCAGCGGATCGTCTCGGAGGGGCTGTCCGTCCGCGCGGTCGAGGAGATCGTGTCGCTCGGTGGCGACGAGTCCGCACCGACGCGCAGGCCGCGTGCGCGGGCCGGCATCCGCAACGAGGCCCTCGACGAGCTCGCGACCCGTCTCTCCGACAGGTTCGAGACGCGCGTCAAGGTCGACCTCGGCAAGACCCGCGGCAAGCTCACGGTCGAGTTCGCGTCCGTGCAGGACCTCAACCGCATCCTTGCGTCGCTCGCGCCCGAGGATCCGGGAGTGCTCCGGACCTGA